AAAGGGAGGCGCACAAGGATTTGGATCGAAATATTCTACTAATCGAGGCGCACTAAAAGCATCTAATCTTTCGATAATTTTCGGGTCGCTAACGCGCACCTGTTCTTGCTGCAAAACTACAGGAACAGGAACAACAAGTGCAAAGTCTTTGACATCTCCCTGATAGTCATTTGCCATTGTTAAGATAGTGCGACTACCATCACGGGCAATAATTACTTGCGAAGCTTTGTTGTAAAGTTTGGTATCTGCTTTGGCGACATAAAAACCGCAAAATGCCCAGGCGTTAGGGGCAAAGCAAATCAAGGCTAGGAAAGATAAAATTAATGCGATCGCATTCCGCAACATTTTCATTGTACATCCCTTTAAAACGTTAAATTACTGTAATCGTAACAGCTGACGCTGAATCGGAAGCTGCCACTTTTATCAAAGCATTGACATCCTCCTCCTTCGTGTTAAAAGCCGTCACCAAACGCAAAGTTGTCGAATCTTCTCCATCCCAACGGTAAAATTGGAAGCCTTCAGCCAAAAGTTTTTGAATGACTGCTTCCGGCAGGTGAATAAAAATTTCATTTATTTCTACAGGATGACAAAGCTTTACTCCTGGCACCGAAGTAAGTCCTGCTGATAGCTTCGCCGCCATTAGGTTAGCATGAGCAGCATTTTTCAGCCACAAATCCTCTGTAATATAAGCTTCTAGTTGCGCTGATAAAAAACGCATCTTTGAGAACAAATGCCCGCTACGCTTGCGGCGAAACGCGAACGTTTCTGCCAATTCGCGTTTAAAAAATACAACAGCTTCAGCTGCCATAGCACCATTTTTGGTAGCGCCAAAGGACAGAACATCGACACCAGCACGCCAGGTGATATCTGCGGGTTTGCAACCCAAACTGACTACAGCATTGGCAAATCTGGCACCATCCATGTGTAAGCTGAGATTATGTGCGCGAGTAACACCAGCAATTCGCTGAATTTCATCAGGTTTATAGACTGTTCCAGCTTCAGTTGCTTGAGTGATGCTAACTGCGGCTGGTTGTACGTGATGCACAACGCCAGCACCTGCTTTTTTAAGTGCTGCTGCCAAGCCATCGGCAGAAATTTTGCCGTGAGAACCAGGTAATGTTACCAGTTTTGCACCACCTGTGTAAAATTCTGGTGCGCCGCATTCATCGAGGTTAATATGAGATTCGGCATGGCAGTAAATGGCACCAAAAGGTGGTGTCATAACTGATAAGGCAAGGGAGTTAGCAGCAGAACCTGTTGCTACTGGAAAAACTCTAACCTCAGTCTCGAATAATTCCGAAAATTTGATTTCTAGTCGTTGGGTGTATTCATCATTGCCATAAGATATGGCTGCGCCGTCATTGGCGGCAACTAATGCTGCTATGATTTCCGGTGCGACGCCGGTTACGTTATCGCTACTGAAGTTCATCATTTACCTTGCGATCGTTTTAATTATGCCATTAGTCATTAGTAATTTTGCCCCTATTGGCGACCTTTATACCGAAAAAATGAATGAGGAATGACTAATGACTAAGTAGGTCGAGTTTTACCAGTCAATCGGTTGGCGATCGCGGAAAAATCCGTTTGTGGGGCCATCGTCAGCCAGAGTTGCCAACCACACAATTGTATCAACCCCTTCGTCTATTGTCCGTAGAGCATTTGGGCCGCCCATATCAGTTTTCACCCAACCAGGGCAAACTGAATTAACCAAAATATTTGTGCCTTTCAACTCGTTAGCAAGCATCCGCGTTACCACGTTCAGACCGGTTTTGGAAATCCGATATCCGGGGTAAGTGCTACTCATTTCATCCATTCCAGACAATTGGCCTATGCCAGAAGATACGTTCACAACTCGCCCGTAGTTATGTTCTTTCATCAGGGGTATCAACGCCTGAGAAAGCAGCAAAGGCCCGTATACATTCGTTTCCATTGTTTCGCGCAAAGTAATAATCTTGGCGTTGAATATACTTCCTTCTACTTCTCCTGGAGGATCTAGTAATACTCCGGCGTTGTTGACCAGAATATCTAATTTTCCGAATTCATTGCGAATCAACTGGGCAAGATGCTCAATGCTATCCACCCTCGTCACATCAAGCGGAGAAAATTTAACATCTAATCCTTCAGCCTGCAATTTTTCAGCTGCAATTTTCCCTTTTTGTTCGTCGCGACTGGCGAGAATAACCTGAATTCCTTGTTGTGCTAGTTTACGACAAGTTTCAAACCCCAGTCCGCGATTGGCACCAGTGACAACAGCTATTTTTTTTGTTTCGGGCATTGGTTTTCTCCTATTAGCAATGATTTAATTATGGCAACAAGGCTGAGAATAAGAAAAAAACTCAGGAAGAAACCCTCCAACGGTTGCTGCTTAGCTTTAGTTGTAGTTTAAGTCTAAGATAACCGAGGCTGAGCCTCGCAATCTGGTTCCCAGGCTGAGCCTGGAAGTGTAGGA
The nucleotide sequence above comes from Argonema galeatum A003/A1. Encoded proteins:
- a CDS encoding low specificity L-threonine aldolase; protein product: MMNFSSDNVTGVAPEIIAALVAANDGAAISYGNDEYTQRLEIKFSELFETEVRVFPVATGSAANSLALSVMTPPFGAIYCHAESHINLDECGAPEFYTGGAKLVTLPGSHGKISADGLAAALKKAGAGVVHHVQPAAVSITQATEAGTVYKPDEIQRIAGVTRAHNLSLHMDGARFANAVVSLGCKPADITWRAGVDVLSFGATKNGAMAAEAVVFFKRELAETFAFRRKRSGHLFSKMRFLSAQLEAYITEDLWLKNAAHANLMAAKLSAGLTSVPGVKLCHPVEINEIFIHLPEAVIQKLLAEGFQFYRWDGEDSTTLRLVTAFNTKEEDVNALIKVAASDSASAVTITVI
- a CDS encoding DUF2330 domain-containing protein, which codes for MKMLRNAIALILSFLALICFAPNAWAFCGFYVAKADTKLYNKASQVIIARDGSRTILTMANDYQGDVKDFALVVPVPVVLQQEQVRVSDPKIIERLDAFSAPRLVEYFDPNPCAPPFLPRSVAPSVGDISVLESSNRRSDRALGVTIESRFSVGEYDILILSATESNGLQTWLIRNG
- a CDS encoding SDR family oxidoreductase — encoded protein: MPETKKIAVVTGANRGLGFETCRKLAQQGIQVILASRDEQKGKIAAEKLQAEGLDVKFSPLDVTRVDSIEHLAQLIRNEFGKLDILVNNAGVLLDPPGEVEGSIFNAKIITLRETMETNVYGPLLLSQALIPLMKEHNYGRVVNVSSGIGQLSGMDEMSSTYPGYRISKTGLNVVTRMLANELKGTNILVNSVCPGWVKTDMGGPNALRTIDEGVDTIVWLATLADDGPTNGFFRDRQPIDW